In a genomic window of Tissierella sp. Yu-01:
- a CDS encoding amidohydrolase family protein — protein sequence MKKKEYLVRAGKLVTVSQHHRTLYDGSFVVKDGKIIEVGQYPIVREKYPDLNVLDYSDYIITPSLVDCHTHVLEYAPSALFPVTENTHLMGGIALILKALSSGVTGLGEQICGHPNTDFKKEDYLRLIERIPIDIAFSLSTISIGLPELVHFSGITGSSIIDKSMLIDADTIKGLIVGSDYPGENIFINATPANFEDEYVPRAGEIIYTQNELNIITEEFHRNNKKTGCHVGGEEAIDMAINANFDVIHHGHGISEEQIQRVLLNNIIIVATPLGGTHLAPNSPEDIVNLVNEGVTVAISTDGYLPPSKKAPWLRFLDKELKGPESLMLIAYPAMEKLRDEGWNENDALKLITLNPAKVLQRDDYYGNIEEGKAANFLVSNGIPGLEITNPDDILQVFFNGERIINKN from the coding sequence TTGAAAAAAAAAGAATATCTAGTGAGAGCAGGAAAATTAGTAACTGTTAGCCAACATCACAGAACATTATATGACGGGTCATTTGTCGTAAAAGATGGAAAGATAATTGAGGTTGGTCAATACCCAATAGTTAGAGAAAAGTATCCTGATTTGAATGTATTGGATTATAGTGACTATATAATTACGCCATCACTTGTAGATTGCCATACTCATGTATTGGAATACGCTCCTTCAGCTTTATTTCCTGTTACTGAAAATACACATTTAATGGGGGGAATAGCTTTAATACTTAAGGCCTTATCCTCAGGAGTTACTGGTCTTGGTGAACAAATATGTGGTCACCCTAATACTGACTTTAAAAAAGAAGATTACTTAAGATTAATTGAAAGAATCCCTATTGATATTGCTTTTTCTCTTTCAACTATTTCAATTGGTTTACCTGAACTAGTTCACTTTTCAGGTATAACAGGCTCATCAATTATTGACAAATCAATGCTCATAGATGCAGATACAATAAAAGGCTTAATCGTAGGCAGTGATTATCCTGGAGAAAATATATTTATTAATGCAACACCAGCTAATTTTGAGGATGAATATGTGCCAAGAGCTGGTGAAATTATCTACACTCAAAATGAGCTTAATATAATTACTGAAGAATTTCATAGAAATAACAAAAAAACAGGATGTCATGTTGGCGGAGAAGAAGCCATTGATATGGCCATAAATGCCAATTTCGATGTAATTCATCACGGACATGGTATTAGTGAAGAACAAATACAACGTGTTTTATTAAATAATATAATTATTGTAGCAACTCCTTTAGGGGGTACACATCTAGCACCTAATAGTCCTGAAGATATAGTAAATTTAGTAAATGAAGGTGTTACAGTAGCAATTTCTACAGATGGATATTTACCACCGTCTAAAAAAGCACCTTGGTTAAGATTTTTAGATAAGGAGTTAAAAGGTCCAGAATCACTTATGTTAATTGCCTATCCAGCTATGGAGAAACTAAGAGATGAAGGTTGGAATGAAAATGACGCTTTAAAGCTTATTACACTGAATCCAGCAAAAGTCTTACAACGTGATGATTATTACGGTAATATCGAAGAAGGTAAGGCTGCTAATTTCTTGGTTTCTAATGGTATACCTGGTCTGGAAATAACTAATCCTGATGATATATTGCAAGTCTTCTTTAATGGTGAAAGAATTATAAATAAAAATTAG
- a CDS encoding sigma-70 family RNA polymerase sigma factor has product METIELIKKAKSGDKEALLSLIMTQQADFYKLAYVYMKNEQDAMDALQDMIVVLYDNISKLKKNESFYSWSKTILVNSCKAKLKKNNKVISFEEIKEPDGDYSENPEDKIVLDKYLSTLSMKHQEVIKLRYYMDLDYEIISQVLKIPLGTVKSRLNAGMKKLKEALGGEYYE; this is encoded by the coding sequence GTGGAAACAATAGAACTTATTAAAAAGGCTAAAAGTGGAGATAAGGAGGCCCTGCTAAGTCTAATAATGACTCAGCAGGCTGACTTTTATAAATTAGCCTATGTATATATGAAAAATGAACAAGATGCAATGGATGCCTTACAGGATATGATAGTCGTTTTATATGACAATATTTCTAAGCTAAAAAAGAATGAATCCTTTTACTCATGGAGCAAGACAATATTGGTAAATTCCTGTAAAGCTAAGCTAAAGAAGAACAATAAAGTAATATCCTTCGAGGAAATAAAGGAACCAGATGGGGATTATTCAGAAAATCCTGAGGATAAAATAGTTCTAGATAAATACTTATCCACATTAAGCATGAAACATCAGGAAGTTATCAAGCTTAGATATTATATGGATTTAGATTATGAAATCATAAGTCAGGTTCTGAAGATTCCACTTGGTACAGTTAAATCAAGATTGAATGCTGGAATGAAGAAGCTAAAGGAAGCCCTTGGAGGTGAATATTATGAATAA
- a CDS encoding DUF4179 domain-containing protein has protein sequence MNKLESLLNEEKENLDNINIPEDMEDRLRSALEEIPVKNKRKFHLKTAAIIIIVLLLSYNVDTLAFYGKRLIGYDNVMNGTLQELNDSGRGQIINKTYTFSNEVSVTLDGVMMDANNLIMFYTIEDPEKNVEEVSSRMNINVSGFLNNNLGYGGAGETDNEGRYQRWVVTTSRAPKFYEKTLSLNISYSPEGKDVEEGEIRFKLDRNAALGNNITIPINKKVHLRENNSITVKSMVASPTITVVKGQIQNILQLGWDQIVGERFSASDIEMSLYADKIEVPMQGRSISTDMKGMNFEIRFDTLPQEVKTLELKLTSFINVHEVDEPIKLKKGEEDTVKILDQEITINDVYEEDGNTFVKITSEEYTTLPRVSLNINGTEQRLVRTRPVDMEKVVSGESAKIYYTRILEFAGIGEDLKLQIKGLSFNETFDEVIFSYNFR, from the coding sequence ATGAATAAATTAGAAAGTTTATTAAATGAAGAGAAGGAGAACTTAGATAATATTAATATTCCTGAGGACATGGAAGATAGACTGAGATCTGCATTAGAAGAAATTCCTGTAAAAAATAAAAGGAAATTCCATTTAAAAACTGCAGCGATAATAATTATAGTACTATTATTAAGTTATAATGTAGACACCTTAGCTTTCTATGGGAAAAGACTTATTGGATACGACAATGTAATGAATGGAACATTGCAGGAGTTAAATGATTCAGGTAGAGGTCAGATTATTAATAAAACTTATACATTTAGTAATGAGGTATCTGTTACATTAGATGGAGTAATGATGGATGCAAATAACTTAATTATGTTTTATACGATTGAGGATCCCGAGAAAAATGTTGAAGAAGTAAGTTCAAGAATGAACATTAATGTTTCAGGATTTCTAAATAATAATCTAGGATATGGTGGTGCTGGCGAAACAGATAATGAAGGCAGATACCAGAGATGGGTAGTTACGACTAGTAGGGCTCCTAAATTTTATGAGAAAACTCTAAGCTTGAATATCTCATATTCGCCTGAAGGGAAAGATGTAGAAGAAGGAGAAATAAGATTTAAACTTGATAGAAATGCTGCATTAGGAAATAACATAACTATACCTATTAATAAGAAAGTTCATTTAAGAGAAAATAATAGTATAACTGTCAAGTCTATGGTGGCATCTCCGACTATAACAGTAGTAAAAGGCCAGATACAAAATATTTTACAATTAGGATGGGATCAAATAGTTGGTGAAAGATTTAGTGCTTCTGATATTGAGATGTCTCTTTATGCTGATAAAATAGAAGTTCCTATGCAAGGTAGAAGTATATCAACAGACATGAAAGGTATGAACTTTGAAATTAGATTCGATACATTACCTCAAGAGGTTAAGACGCTAGAATTGAAATTAACTTCCTTTATTAATGTTCATGAAGTAGATGAGCCCATCAAACTAAAAAAGGGTGAAGAAGATACTGTAAAAATATTAGACCAAGAAATAACTATTAACGATGTATATGAAGAAGATGGGAATACCTTTGTAAAGATTACATCAGAAGAATATACAACTCTTCCAAGGGTAAGCTTAAATATAAATGGAACAGAACAAAGATTAGTTCGAACAAGACCTGTAGATATGGAAAAGGTAGTATCGGGGGAAAGTGCTAAGATTTACTATACTAGAATCTTAGAGTTTGCTGGAATTGGTGAAGACTTAAAGCTTCAGATTAAAGGACTTTCCTTCAATGAAACCTTTGACGAAGTTATATTTAGCTATAATTTTAGGTAG